One Fulvitalea axinellae genomic window carries:
- a CDS encoding response regulator transcription factor, with the protein MSEDSGKITLALVDDEALFVSLLKGFFEQKPDIRVSLTANDGGELLEKLAEAETLPDILMIDLRMTGMDGLSTIEVMREKYKDIRIAVVSSHYKKTFMGYMLKSGVSAFAPKGVSPDVLYDMIKGIADNGYFFLPEQMDVIRKQVSSKAPGPKLEPESMLSEREVEVLELICKQCTAQEIADKLFITKRTVEGHRSNLLLKTGAKNVAGLVLYAVQHRLIDLDECVRF; encoded by the coding sequence ATGTCGGAGGATTCGGGAAAGATAACACTAGCATTGGTAGATGACGAGGCTCTTTTTGTGAGCCTGTTGAAAGGTTTTTTTGAGCAAAAGCCTGATATCAGGGTATCGCTTACGGCCAATGACGGAGGTGAACTGTTGGAGAAATTGGCGGAGGCCGAAACATTGCCCGATATCTTGATGATTGATCTTCGTATGACAGGAATGGACGGTCTTTCGACTATTGAAGTGATGAGGGAGAAATATAAGGATATCCGGATAGCGGTAGTCTCGTCACATTACAAGAAAACGTTTATGGGCTATATGCTCAAGTCGGGGGTGAGCGCCTTTGCGCCGAAGGGAGTGTCGCCGGATGTGTTGTATGATATGATAAAAGGCATTGCTGACAATGGCTACTTTTTCTTACCTGAGCAAATGGACGTGATTCGCAAGCAAGTGTCGTCAAAAGCGCCGGGGCCGAAGCTGGAGCCGGAGAGTATGTTGTCGGAGCGGGAAGTGGAAGTGCTGGAACTGATCTGTAAGCAGTGTACGGCTCAGGAGATTGCGGATAAGCTGTTTATAACCAAAAGGACGGTGGAAGGCCACAGAAGCAATCTATTGCTGAAAACGGGGGCGAAAAACGTGGCGGGACTGGTGCTGTACGCTGTTCAGCACAGGCTGATCGATTTGGACGAGTGCGTTAGGTTTTAA
- a CDS encoding sensor histidine kinase — MADWQNPETFALWLSMALGIVVLLAGSVVAFTRIYFKRILFERERTALVRLDYQKQLLKDSVKVQERERSRIASELHDGLISKLNVILMAQYAPQGGVDQKTLLSNCITQARRLSHDLKPPMLEEATLGELVEDFAGPLEGRFDLDLWHSESGLEWKDSQKLQVFRILQELVNNTVKHADASAIRILTRVSAQGLVSCVVSDNGRGFNAPKISKGLGMKNIELRTQSINAEFRFRSNNGGGTCFVMAFVCELKSEEKPKVESVI; from the coding sequence ATGGCGGACTGGCAGAACCCGGAAACGTTTGCGCTTTGGCTGAGCATGGCGTTGGGAATCGTAGTGTTGCTGGCGGGCAGTGTCGTAGCATTTACGCGGATTTATTTTAAGCGTATTCTCTTTGAGAGGGAAAGAACAGCGCTGGTTAGGCTTGACTATCAGAAGCAATTGCTTAAGGACAGCGTGAAGGTGCAGGAAAGAGAGCGCTCCCGGATAGCGTCGGAGCTACATGACGGACTGATTTCTAAGCTCAATGTGATACTGATGGCGCAGTACGCTCCGCAAGGGGGCGTTGACCAGAAGACGCTCTTGAGCAACTGTATTACGCAGGCCCGGCGGTTATCGCACGACCTTAAACCGCCTATGTTGGAAGAAGCAACGCTCGGCGAATTGGTGGAAGATTTTGCAGGACCGTTGGAGGGGCGTTTTGATTTAGACCTCTGGCATAGTGAGTCTGGGCTGGAATGGAAAGACAGTCAGAAGCTTCAGGTTTTTAGAATATTACAGGAATTGGTGAACAATACCGTTAAGCACGCTGACGCTTCCGCTATTCGAATATTGACCAGGGTTTCGGCTCAGGGGCTGGTATCTTGTGTGGTGAGTGATAATGGGCGAGGCTTTAATGCTCCCAAGATATCCAAAGGTTTGGGAATGAAAAACATTGAGTTGAGGACACAATCGATAAATGCGGAATTCCGTTTCCGGTCGAATAATGGCGGAGGAACTTGTTTTGTGATGGCGTTTGTATGCGAACTTAAATCAGAGGAGAAACCTAAAGTGGAGTCTGTTATATAA
- a CDS encoding LTA synthase family protein → MRLRERTVKDPFLSQVIKYFKAFGLAMGLFVVARLVYVLRFGGWDVVTGFAPDLLKAFAQGLRFDAQAVTYGFLPLVLLILPLMFTRSKAYLKFANRASVVWLTFAFFVFTTLLVCDQQFYAFFQSHINVLAFGLVEDDTSAVLTSMWTDHPVIRLVLLTITTVVVANIALRKIFSTETKRYTSNVLQSLGVFLGFALFVFVCLRGSLGTFPLQVKNASVSDNAFVNTVAPNGLFTFIKAAGAKDNTREKTDPAKLLAKFGYKSVGKASEVYFGENRGDDIVKTMFARTAKDSLLEVLKPNVVFVMMEGMGNHYIDFQSEKTNVLGRLDKHMKEDIVFRNFLSGQNGTIGSLERLAITAPFTPISSTPHRFKTFESSAAYPFSRAGYYSSFISGGYVGWRHLDEMLPKNYFDQAIGKSAILKDVEGSKENPTWGAYDQYLFDRIFMQLERGNGQPQFVFAQTTNNHTPYELPDDYKAYPIALPEDLKSVLVESEEMAVKCLTAYQYANDCLGAFMDQLKASPFAENTIVVATGDHNIRNLVNYDKYNDLMAKYGVPLYMYVPKKLREKLEVNTERFGSHKDIFPTVYNLALSDAEYFDAGVNLFGKAGQFDDFSLNSSYVGASDSVDNKQVEDRIKARQVLIEYYFNEKF, encoded by the coding sequence ATGAGATTAAGGGAAAGAACGGTGAAGGATCCCTTCCTGAGCCAAGTGATCAAATACTTTAAGGCCTTTGGGCTGGCTATGGGCCTTTTTGTGGTGGCCCGGCTGGTGTATGTTTTGCGTTTTGGCGGTTGGGATGTAGTAACGGGGTTCGCTCCCGATTTGCTTAAGGCATTCGCTCAAGGATTACGTTTTGACGCACAGGCTGTTACCTACGGATTCCTTCCGTTGGTACTGCTGATTTTGCCTTTGATGTTTACAAGAAGCAAAGCGTATTTGAAGTTCGCCAACCGGGCTTCGGTTGTCTGGCTGACCTTCGCCTTTTTCGTGTTTACGACCTTATTGGTTTGTGACCAACAGTTTTACGCCTTTTTCCAATCGCATATTAACGTATTGGCTTTCGGGCTGGTTGAGGACGATACCTCAGCCGTGCTTACGAGTATGTGGACCGACCATCCGGTTATACGTTTGGTATTGTTGACGATTACGACAGTGGTGGTGGCCAATATTGCCTTGAGAAAGATATTCAGTACGGAGACTAAGCGCTATACTTCGAACGTTCTTCAGAGTTTGGGCGTGTTCTTGGGCTTCGCGCTGTTTGTGTTCGTGTGTCTCCGTGGTTCTTTGGGAACTTTCCCGTTACAGGTCAAGAACGCTTCCGTATCGGATAACGCATTTGTAAATACCGTAGCGCCGAACGGGTTGTTTACCTTTATAAAAGCGGCTGGCGCCAAAGACAATACCCGAGAGAAAACCGATCCTGCGAAGCTATTGGCTAAGTTTGGATATAAAAGTGTAGGCAAGGCTTCGGAAGTCTATTTTGGAGAAAACAGGGGCGACGATATCGTAAAGACGATGTTTGCCCGCACGGCGAAGGACTCATTATTGGAAGTCTTAAAACCAAACGTTGTTTTTGTGATGATGGAAGGGATGGGCAACCATTATATTGATTTCCAAAGTGAGAAGACGAACGTACTGGGGCGTTTGGACAAGCACATGAAAGAGGATATCGTGTTCAGGAATTTCCTTTCCGGGCAAAACGGGACTATCGGAAGCTTGGAACGCTTGGCCATTACTGCTCCGTTTACGCCGATTAGCTCCACACCGCATCGCTTCAAGACATTTGAATCATCGGCAGCTTATCCGTTTTCTCGGGCCGGCTATTATAGTAGCTTTATCAGCGGCGGTTATGTAGGCTGGCGCCATCTTGATGAGATGTTGCCTAAGAACTATTTTGACCAAGCCATCGGTAAATCGGCGATATTGAAAGACGTGGAAGGCTCCAAGGAAAATCCGACCTGGGGTGCGTATGACCAATATCTGTTCGATAGGATATTTATGCAATTGGAGCGAGGGAACGGTCAGCCTCAGTTTGTATTTGCCCAAACAACAAACAACCATACGCCTTACGAACTTCCCGACGATTACAAGGCTTATCCTATCGCCTTGCCAGAAGATTTGAAAAGCGTGTTGGTGGAATCTGAGGAAATGGCAGTAAAATGCCTGACGGCCTACCAATACGCCAACGATTGCTTGGGGGCGTTTATGGATCAACTGAAGGCTTCCCCTTTTGCGGAAAACACCATAGTGGTGGCTACGGGCGACCATAATATCCGTAACCTTGTGAACTATGACAAGTACAATGACTTGATGGCCAAATACGGTGTTCCATTGTATATGTACGTTCCGAAGAAGTTACGCGAAAAGCTGGAAGTGAACACCGAAAGATTCGGTTCACACAAAGATATATTCCCCACTGTATATAATCTGGCATTGTCGGATGCGGAGTATTTCGACGCTGGGGTGAACTTGTTTGGCAAAGCTGGGCAATTTGATGATTTTTCGTTGAACTCGTCATATGTCGGGGCGTCAGACTCTGTTGATAACAAACAGGTAGAGGATAGAATCAAGGCTCGCCAGGTTTTGATCGAATATTATTTCAATGAGAAATTTTAA
- a CDS encoding DUF3413 domain-containing protein, whose product MMEKSVGIVFYKKQPRKALLYWAFWLCLLNGLVMTLIGTRFAEHMGTLDTGWAWLYVALTTAGHFSVMAFLPFLLVSLPVTLVLPKKWLVISLTVLATVFVDAVLLADAAIFAQYRYHINGFVLGLLFGGAAGDIFQFSAMSYVLAIGGILGALVAVFIVAEVFWRLALYRRLRFGGVLFGLLLSFMVASHLMHAVADASYYRPITKVARFFPLYYPLTASKDLYKWGIVDQEEARKNASDVGVGLASTDLVYPKKDLAFGASADSLNVLLISIDSWRYDMLDSAIMPNLSAFADSAVVFDKHYSGSNGTRGGIFSLFYGLPSLYWNAMKSTGTEAILMSEIRKRGYEAGIFTSAALTSPAFDKTVFAGFDSLRLRTENAEPNVVWGRDRQITREWKEFTAERAGTKGKKPFFGFLFYDGPHGYSHPEGEQPFLPAWKEPNYLALDNDTDPEPFFNLYKNTVHYDDKLLGQVFADLENKGLADNTIVIITGDHGQEFNDNKQNYWGHGSNFTDAQIRVPLIVKWPGRAPQKISRMTTHYDVVPTLMARWLGCENLASDYAFGKDLFGRASRNWLISGSYDNFGVVEDDRITVTFPTGNYEIYDRDMNELNENIRAETINAALGEVNTFYRK is encoded by the coding sequence ATGATGGAGAAATCTGTAGGAATAGTATTTTATAAGAAACAGCCGCGAAAGGCGCTGTTGTATTGGGCCTTTTGGCTTTGCTTGCTGAACGGTTTGGTGATGACCCTGATCGGGACGCGCTTTGCCGAGCATATGGGGACTTTGGATACGGGTTGGGCTTGGCTCTATGTGGCCCTGACTACGGCGGGACACTTTAGCGTGATGGCTTTCTTGCCCTTTCTGTTGGTGAGCCTGCCTGTAACGCTCGTTTTGCCCAAAAAGTGGCTGGTGATATCACTAACGGTATTGGCCACTGTGTTTGTGGACGCCGTTTTGTTGGCCGACGCGGCCATATTCGCCCAATACCGTTACCATATCAACGGCTTTGTGCTCGGATTGCTTTTCGGTGGTGCGGCCGGCGATATTTTCCAGTTTTCCGCAATGTCATATGTTCTCGCCATTGGCGGAATATTGGGAGCTTTGGTAGCCGTATTTATCGTTGCGGAGGTGTTTTGGAGACTGGCTTTGTACCGCCGACTCCGTTTCGGGGGCGTATTATTCGGTCTGTTGCTGTCGTTTATGGTGGCTTCGCATTTGATGCATGCCGTGGCTGACGCTTCTTACTATCGCCCGATAACAAAAGTGGCGAGGTTTTTCCCGCTTTATTATCCGCTTACGGCCAGCAAAGACCTTTATAAATGGGGAATAGTGGACCAGGAAGAGGCGCGCAAAAACGCTTCTGACGTGGGAGTAGGGCTTGCGTCTACGGATTTGGTTTACCCTAAAAAAGATTTGGCCTTCGGTGCTTCGGCCGATTCTCTTAATGTGTTGCTGATCAGTATCGATTCTTGGCGATATGATATGCTGGATTCGGCCATTATGCCTAATCTCAGCGCTTTTGCCGACAGCGCTGTGGTGTTTGATAAGCACTATAGCGGATCAAACGGTACGCGTGGCGGTATATTCTCGTTGTTTTACGGACTGCCTAGCCTGTACTGGAACGCAATGAAGAGTACCGGGACGGAAGCCATTTTGATGTCTGAAATAAGGAAAAGAGGATATGAGGCGGGCATCTTTACGTCGGCTGCGTTGACAAGTCCGGCCTTTGACAAGACTGTGTTCGCCGGGTTCGATTCCTTGCGTTTGCGTACCGAAAACGCAGAGCCGAACGTAGTGTGGGGACGTGACCGTCAGATTACCCGAGAATGGAAAGAGTTTACTGCGGAGCGTGCGGGGACAAAAGGCAAGAAGCCGTTTTTCGGATTTTTGTTCTATGACGGCCCACACGGCTATAGTCATCCAGAAGGCGAACAACCGTTTTTGCCGGCTTGGAAAGAGCCTAATTACTTGGCTTTGGACAATGACACGGACCCCGAGCCGTTTTTTAATCTCTACAAAAATACTGTACACTATGATGATAAGCTCTTGGGACAGGTATTTGCCGATTTGGAAAACAAAGGGCTTGCGGACAATACTATCGTGATAATCACGGGCGATCATGGGCAGGAGTTTAATGACAATAAACAGAATTACTGGGGGCATGGAAGCAATTTTACCGATGCCCAGATCCGTGTGCCGCTGATAGTGAAATGGCCGGGAAGAGCGCCTCAAAAGATCAGCAGAATGACTACGCACTACGACGTGGTGCCGACGCTGATGGCACGTTGGTTGGGTTGTGAAAATCTGGCTTCGGATTATGCCTTCGGCAAAGATCTGTTTGGCAGGGCGAGCCGAAATTGGCTGATTTCCGGGAGTTACGACAACTTCGGAGTAGTGGAAGATGACCGTATTACGGTGACGTTTCCTACCGGAAATTACGAGATCTATGATCGGGACATGAATGAGCTGAACGAGAACATCAGGGCGGAAACGATTAATGCCGCTTTGGGAGAGGTTAATACCTTTTATCGGAAATGA
- a CDS encoding M3 family metallopeptidase, with protein MSLKRKNPLLNEFDTPFGTIPFSLIHPEHFLPALKERIAEAKESLVIIKDTAEAPTFQNTIEPLERIGRDVHLVSSVFFNLNSAETSEEIQTVAQEFSPILTEYSNDILLDPKLFDRVKTVFEAEKNNPSLTPEQKTLLKKSYKGFVRNGALLGEEEKTKLREIDKKLSQLTLKFGEHVLQETNDYELVIDNEDDMAGLPGFVKEAAAETARHRNHEDKWVFTLEFPSYIPFVTYADNRELRKQMTIAAGSKAFRDNDRNNEEIVRQIVNLRLERAKVLGYRSHADFILEERMAGSAQQVDEFLDELLKKAKPAGERDVAEVADFAKKTDGIDQLQRWDWAYYAEKLKKEKFDINDEILKPYFRLEKVVDGVFEVAQKLYGLTFTANKDIPVYHPDVTAYEVNDANGKHLAVFYADFFPRATKRNGAWMTSFKGQYVENDSEHRPHVSIVCNFTKPTASTPSLLTFNEVTTLFHEFGHALHGMLANGTYETLSGTNVFWDFVELPSQILENWAYEKECLDIFAKHFETDEDIPADLIQKIKDSAVFMEGYQFVRQISFGRLDMAWHNRTEPFEGDVYGYEGSAMEATELLPKVPGTNMSCSFSHIFQGGYSAGYYSYKWAEVLEADAFEHFKEKGIFDKDTAEKFRKNILSAGGSEHPMTLYKRFRGKEPDAEALLRKAGLSN; from the coding sequence ATGAGTTTGAAAAGAAAAAATCCATTACTGAACGAGTTTGATACCCCTTTCGGCACAATCCCGTTCTCATTGATCCATCCCGAACACTTTTTGCCGGCCCTGAAAGAGCGGATAGCCGAGGCCAAAGAAAGCCTTGTCATCATCAAAGACACCGCAGAGGCCCCTACATTCCAAAACACCATAGAACCGCTGGAGCGAATAGGACGCGACGTGCATTTGGTTTCTTCCGTATTCTTCAATCTTAATTCGGCAGAGACCAGCGAGGAAATCCAGACCGTAGCTCAGGAGTTCTCCCCTATCCTGACGGAATACTCAAACGATATCCTTCTCGACCCGAAACTTTTCGACAGGGTAAAAACGGTTTTCGAAGCCGAAAAGAACAACCCCTCACTGACTCCGGAACAAAAAACTTTGCTGAAAAAAAGCTATAAAGGCTTTGTGCGTAACGGGGCGCTTTTGGGCGAAGAGGAAAAAACGAAGCTCAGGGAAATCGACAAAAAACTATCGCAGCTTACGCTCAAATTCGGCGAGCATGTGCTTCAAGAAACCAACGACTACGAGTTAGTAATCGACAACGAAGACGACATGGCCGGCTTACCCGGATTCGTGAAGGAAGCGGCGGCCGAAACGGCCCGCCACCGAAACCACGAAGACAAGTGGGTATTTACGCTCGAATTCCCTAGCTACATCCCATTCGTCACTTACGCAGATAACCGTGAATTGCGTAAGCAGATGACCATCGCAGCCGGTTCCAAAGCCTTCCGCGACAACGACCGCAACAACGAGGAAATTGTTCGCCAAATAGTAAACCTTCGGCTAGAGCGCGCCAAAGTATTGGGTTACCGCTCCCACGCCGACTTTATCTTGGAAGAGCGCATGGCAGGAAGCGCCCAGCAAGTGGACGAGTTTCTGGACGAACTTCTGAAAAAAGCCAAACCCGCCGGCGAACGCGACGTGGCCGAAGTGGCTGACTTCGCCAAAAAGACTGACGGCATTGACCAACTTCAGCGCTGGGACTGGGCTTATTACGCCGAAAAGCTCAAAAAAGAGAAATTCGATATCAACGACGAAATCCTGAAGCCGTATTTCCGTTTGGAAAAAGTGGTTGACGGCGTATTCGAAGTAGCCCAAAAGCTCTACGGCCTTACTTTCACGGCCAACAAGGACATTCCGGTCTACCACCCCGACGTTACCGCCTACGAAGTAAACGACGCTAACGGAAAACACTTGGCCGTATTCTACGCCGATTTCTTCCCGAGGGCCACTAAGCGTAACGGCGCTTGGATGACCAGCTTCAAAGGGCAGTACGTTGAGAACGATAGCGAGCATCGCCCGCACGTGTCCATCGTTTGCAATTTCACCAAACCAACGGCCAGTACACCGTCGTTGCTTACGTTTAACGAGGTTACCACACTGTTCCATGAGTTTGGCCACGCCCTGCACGGCATGCTCGCCAACGGTACATATGAGACTCTCAGTGGCACCAACGTTTTCTGGGATTTTGTGGAGCTTCCTTCCCAAATTCTCGAAAACTGGGCTTACGAGAAAGAATGTCTCGACATCTTTGCCAAACACTTCGAAACCGACGAGGACATCCCCGCCGACCTGATCCAGAAGATCAAAGACAGCGCAGTGTTTATGGAAGGTTACCAGTTCGTCCGCCAAATCAGTTTTGGCCGTCTGGACATGGCTTGGCATAACCGTACGGAGCCTTTCGAAGGCGACGTTTACGGATACGAAGGCTCCGCCATGGAAGCCACGGAACTACTCCCGAAAGTACCCGGAACAAATATGTCCTGCTCGTTTTCGCATATTTTCCAAGGCGGGTATTCAGCCGGTTACTACAGCTACAAATGGGCTGAAGTATTGGAGGCCGACGCTTTCGAGCATTTCAAAGAAAAAGGCATTTTCGACAAAGACACCGCCGAGAAGTTCCGCAAAAACATACTTTCCGCCGGAGGATCGGAACACCCCATGACCCTTTACAAAAGGTTCCGGGGCAAAGAGCCCGACGCTGAAGCGCTACTCCGCAAAGCCGGACTTTCCAACTGA
- a CDS encoding efflux RND transporter periplasmic adaptor subunit — protein MKFSIKYRLLVSVLALSGAIACQNSSSEGQDTSGMAELPLEQTPVNFNAEQYNLAGLKSGKVTEREISAPVKLNGRVSVSPEGEALVSAPFGGYLRSPGRLAGQAVRKGEVLAVLENPEFVTMQEEYLESRSRTRFLKAEFERQSALREADVNAEKTYQRVVSEYETSKARTAGLEKKIRMAGIDLKSVRRGDISSTGRVYSPIAGFISESKVKRGAYVKAEDVLFAVVDKEKRQLSLRAFESDLPGLEEGQSIRFSLARGGRKQYGGTVMLIGKVAGEDKTVPVYASLGEESSGKVLPGMNVKANVATATARRLTVPDEAIVQLDNKDYLVEQKREGQGYVFRLRAVNPGISQDGYTAVSISRNFDVANTVILTDNAYAVLSALRNSAEEE, from the coding sequence ATGAAATTTTCCATAAAATATAGATTGCTGGTATCGGTGTTGGCGCTTTCCGGAGCTATAGCTTGCCAGAATTCTTCTTCGGAAGGTCAGGACACTTCCGGTATGGCCGAATTGCCTTTGGAGCAGACTCCCGTAAACTTTAACGCCGAGCAGTACAACTTGGCTGGTTTGAAATCAGGGAAAGTGACTGAGCGGGAGATCAGCGCTCCCGTAAAGCTGAACGGCCGTGTCAGCGTTTCGCCGGAGGGCGAAGCTTTGGTGTCGGCGCCTTTTGGCGGGTATTTGCGCTCGCCGGGCAGATTGGCCGGGCAGGCTGTCCGCAAAGGAGAGGTTTTGGCCGTGTTGGAGAATCCCGAGTTCGTGACTATGCAGGAGGAATATCTCGAAAGCCGAAGCCGGACACGGTTTCTGAAGGCGGAGTTTGAGCGTCAGTCCGCATTGCGCGAGGCAGACGTGAACGCCGAGAAGACTTACCAGCGCGTTGTGTCGGAGTATGAGACTTCGAAAGCTCGTACGGCTGGTTTGGAGAAAAAGATCCGTATGGCCGGCATCGATCTTAAGTCGGTTCGCCGTGGCGATATCAGCTCTACGGGCAGGGTTTATTCGCCTATCGCCGGATTTATTTCCGAGAGCAAAGTGAAGCGCGGCGCTTACGTTAAGGCCGAGGACGTTCTCTTTGCCGTGGTGGACAAGGAAAAACGCCAGCTTTCACTCCGCGCGTTCGAAAGCGATCTTCCGGGTTTGGAAGAGGGGCAAAGCATACGTTTCTCATTGGCCCGAGGCGGGCGCAAGCAGTACGGCGGAACGGTGATGCTGATCGGAAAAGTGGCCGGCGAGGACAAGACCGTTCCTGTATACGCCAGTTTGGGAGAAGAAAGCTCAGGCAAGGTTTTGCCGGGAATGAATGTGAAAGCCAATGTAGCTACCGCTACCGCCCGCCGTTTGACGGTTCCGGACGAAGCTATTGTCCAGCTAGACAACAAGGATTATTTGGTGGAACAAAAGCGTGAAGGACAAGGCTACGTTTTCCGGCTTCGGGCCGTAAATCCGGGCATTAGCCAAGACGGATATACGGCGGTCAGTATTTCTAGAAACTTTGATGTGGCCAATACCGTCATCTTGACCGACAACGCTTATGCGGTTTTGTCGGCCTTGAGAAACTCGGCTGAGGAGGAATAG